From the genome of bacterium:
GGCTATGGAATCGCCTGTAGGACTCGGAAATGTTAAGGCGCGAGTTGGGAAAAAATCTGGTTGGGTTGATAATCCTATGTTCGCTTTGTATCGTAGAGAGCTTTTCGAAAGGTTTGGTTACCTCGACGAAAGATTAACCAGAAATCAGGATTACGAGTTTAACCAGCGGTGCTATCAAGGCGGAGCGCGGTTCTGGTTTCAGCCCGATTTAGTGGTCTATTACCACAACAGGCCAACATTGCGCGCATTATGGCGACAATATTTCAATAGCGCTTTTTGGAGAGCATTCATGGTGGGACAGTTTGGGCGGGCAATAAGGTTGCGCCATTTGGTGCCCCCCGCTTTCGTCGTGGTGCTTGTCCTTTCAGCACTGTTTGCATTAGTGAGCAAGTTCTGGATTTCAGTATTTTTGTGCATATTCGGGCTGTATGTTATTACAATAATTTTGGGAGCAGCTATCGAAGCAGTGAAAAGAAGGAAAGCGAGGATTTTCCCGCTATTACCAATAGCTTTTGCTACCATCCACTTCGCATTTGGGATTGGGATGATAGCTGGTTTAGTAAAATTTGTACTTCTTGGCAAGAGAAAATACATTAAAGCCGCCGTGAAACAGTAAAGTTAGTGATTTAGCTTGCTTGCCTCACTTTTATGCTCAATATTAATTTCGATGACCGCAATAAAGATACACAAACTTTTCACAGAGCTGCGAGACACGCTGGAGCTTACGGTTTATGCTGGCCGTGAAGGGCTTATGCGCTCCCTGACCAGCAAATACATAAACCGTCCAAGCATGGCGCTTATGGGTTGGTATAAAGTTTTCGCGTGCGAGCGCGTTCAGGTGCTGGGAAAAACGGAGATAACTTATCTGAACGACCTGCCGAAAGAAAAGCTTTACGATACTCTGGAGAAACTTTTTACATACGAGGACGATAAAGGGCGCAGGATACCTTGTATAATAGTAAGCCGTGGGCTTGAACCGCCAGCTGTCCTTGCGAAACTCGCCGATGAATACAAGGTTCCGATACTTATCAGTCGTCTGCGGACTACTGAACTCATGAGCAGATTGTCCCGATGGCTCGAGCTGTTTTTCGCACCTACTATAACAGTTCACGGCACTATGGTTGATGTTTTAGGTGTTGGAATACTTTTTACAGGCAAAAGTGGCGTTGGTAAAAGTGAATGTGCTCTCGACCTTATCGAAAGAGGACATAGGCTTATAGCGGACGACATTGTGGTGATAAAGCGAATAGGAACAAATGTGCTTATGGCTTATCCAACCGATGTTCAGGGACATTACATTGAGATTCGCGGGCTTGGACTTATAGACATTGAGAAACTCTTTGGGATAAGAGCAATAAGGCTCCAAAAAAGGGTGGAAATAAACATTCACCTCGTTTTCTGGAACGAGCTCGACGAATGCGAAAGGCTGGGTATAACCGAAAGATACACATCATTCCTGAATGTCGAGATACCGAAGATTATTATCCCCGTCTCACCGGGCAAAAATTTGACATCCATAACCGAGGTTATAGCTACCAACTTTAAGATAAAAACTTTCGGTGAGAATCTTGCCAAATCGTTCATTGATAGAATCGAGGAGACGCTAAGAAGAAGGCGCAAGACCAGTTCTTACCTTATGGAGGACTACGAATAATGCGGAACCAGCTCGATAGGTTTTTCATCTCAGTGGCGGAATTCTTCGAGCTTGGTGGAAACATATTCACATCAATTTTCCGAAAGCCCTTTTACGCCGAGGACACGCTTTATCAGATGTACTCCATAGGAATTCAATCGCTTCCTATTGTGACGCTTACTAACCTTTTTACGGGCATGATATACGCACTTCAAACGGGTCATGAACTCGCTATTTTCGGGGCGAAAATGTATGTCGGCTCGCTTTTGTCCATATCGTTTATAAGAGAGCTTGGACCAGTTCTTACTGCACTCGTTATTGCGGGGCGTGTGGGAGCAGGTATCGCTGCTGAGCTCGGTTCAATGAAAGTTACTGAGCAAATTGACGCTATGCGCGCTATGGGAACTGACCCGATAAAAAAACTTGCAGTAACGAGAGTTCTTGCTGGGCTGACTATGGTTCCAGCACTGACGATTCTTGCAAATGGCGTCGGGCTTTTCGGCGGGCTTTTCGTGGCTACGACTGTGCTGGGCATATCCGCGCAATTTTACTGGAAAACCGTATTTGACATATTGATTATTGATGATGTAATAATGTCAATTCTTAAATCGGTGGTTTTCGGACTTATAATAGTTTGGGTGGCGTGTTATGTTGGATTCTCGACTACTGGCGGAACCGAAGGTGTGGGCAGGTCAACAACCAAGTCGGTGGTTATATCGTCTGTTGCCATACTCGTGGGCGATTATTTCATTACTCAAATTCTTCTGTGGGTGCTTAGGATATGATTGAAATAGTAAATGTATGGAAATACTTTGATGAACAACCCGTTCTGCGCGGGATAAACCTCGTGGTTCCTTCGGGGAAAACCACGCTCATACTTGGACGCTCGGGTTGCGGTAAAAGCGTGCTTCTTAAAGTAATACTGCGACTTCTCGACCTTGACGAGGGGCGGATAATAATAAATGGTGTTGATACAACGGATTTCGACGAGTCCCAGATGATGAAGATAAGGAAGAAGATAGGGATGCTTTTCCAGAGTTCTGCGCTTTTCGATTCGCTAACAGTGTGGGAGAATGTGGCGTTCCCATTGGTTGAGCATTCAACGCTAAGTGAAGAAGAGATAAACGAGCGAGTAATGACACTTCTCGAGTTCGTTGAGCTTTCGGATGCTGCGAACAAACTTCCCGGAGAGCTTTCGGGCGGAATGAAAAAAAGAGCTGCTCTTGCGAGAGCGTTGGCAACTAACCCTGAATTCCTTTTTTTCGACGAACCTACCACCGGACTTGACCCCATAACTGCTGCCAGAATAAACGAACTCATAGTCAGAACTAAAGAGCGATTTAAAACGACATCTATAGTAGTGACGCATGACATAATAA
Proteins encoded in this window:
- a CDS encoding glycosyltransferase, coding for MNSYIARNEERYLGECLESIASQTYPHELIELLLVDSASEDRTRDIMEDFVSKTDINVKILSNPRGDTPRGLNTGIKAATGELIMFMSAHSYMPENHIERAVKILYEKDADGVSCRLKSIGSGMGKVWDDVIAAAMESPVGLGNVKARVGKKSGWVDNPMFALYRRELFERFGYLDERLTRNQDYEFNQRCYQGGARFWFQPDLVVYYHNRPTLRALWRQYFNSAFWRAFMVGQFGRAIRLRHLVPPAFVVVLVLSALFALVSKFWISVFLCIFGLYVITIILGAAIEAVKRRKARIFPLLPIAFATIHFAFGIGMIAGLVKFVLLGKRKYIKAAVKQ
- the hprK gene encoding HPr(Ser) kinase/phosphatase, with the protein product MTAIKIHKLFTELRDTLELTVYAGREGLMRSLTSKYINRPSMALMGWYKVFACERVQVLGKTEITYLNDLPKEKLYDTLEKLFTYEDDKGRRIPCIIVSRGLEPPAVLAKLADEYKVPILISRLRTTELMSRLSRWLELFFAPTITVHGTMVDVLGVGILFTGKSGVGKSECALDLIERGHRLIADDIVVIKRIGTNVLMAYPTDVQGHYIEIRGLGLIDIEKLFGIRAIRLQKRVEINIHLVFWNELDECERLGITERYTSFLNVEIPKIIIPVSPGKNLTSITEVIATNFKIKTFGENLAKSFIDRIEETLRRRRKTSSYLMEDYE
- a CDS encoding ABC transporter permease, coding for MRNQLDRFFISVAEFFELGGNIFTSIFRKPFYAEDTLYQMYSIGIQSLPIVTLTNLFTGMIYALQTGHELAIFGAKMYVGSLLSISFIRELGPVLTALVIAGRVGAGIAAELGSMKVTEQIDAMRAMGTDPIKKLAVTRVLAGLTMVPALTILANGVGLFGGLFVATTVLGISAQFYWKTVFDILIIDDVIMSILKSVVFGLIIVWVACYVGFSTTGGTEGVGRSTTKSVVISSVAILVGDYFITQILLWVLRI
- a CDS encoding ATP-binding cassette domain-containing protein, with the translated sequence MIEIVNVWKYFDEQPVLRGINLVVPSGKTTLILGRSGCGKSVLLKVILRLLDLDEGRIIINGVDTTDFDESQMMKIRKKIGMLFQSSALFDSLTVWENVAFPLVEHSTLSEEEINERVMTLLEFVELSDAANKLPGELSGGMKKRAALARALATNPEFLFFDEPTTGLDPITAARINELIVRTKERFKTTSIVVTHDIISALTVGDKFAFIHDGRIEFEGNREELLNSDVPALKEFLSQAAPKSVINKLIRG